A window from Montipora capricornis isolate CH-2021 chromosome 7, ASM3666992v2, whole genome shotgun sequence encodes these proteins:
- the LOC138056818 gene encoding G-protein coupled receptor 161-like, whose protein sequence is MTAVAVVIFSTLDALAALINLAVICIILRRPYMRTVSNLFLVGLTSTQLLMTVTVVPFSIVTFLRPSWSFGNGFCQFQGYMTNFLSMSSATFISIISVDRFFSLANPMSHAGYITEKHVILASLLNWFHSAFWASFPLFGIKGLKYIYVPGRKGCGFRWDSKGPYYIYYSLIVMEGFIIPSFTLCFMHFKSFQTARQSARQVRPGNIQIQTLQNGDFTSVALTKNKHNCMKANCTLTLIIGSFVITRGPHTIFNIVTSFTEEGYSSVLTQTSVTLLLYMGPLLDPMVYFLLNRKLRQEVFRPFSKLCRKTSEEEEEPKDIVDYIRSIADHHENRQSSIEIVTQVTE, encoded by the coding sequence ATGACCGCTGTTGCTGTGGTAATCTTCTCAACCTTGGACGCTCTTGCGGCATTGATTAATCTGGCTGTTATTTGTATCATTTTAAGAAGACCATACATGCGAACTGTCAGCAATTTATTTCTGGTCGGCTTGACATCGACTCAGCTTTTAATGACAGTCACAGTTGTGCCTTTCTCGATCGTGACATTTCTCAGACCATCTTGGAGTTTTGGCAATGGATTTTGCCAATTTCAAGGCTACATGACAAATTTTCTCTCCATGTCGTCTGCCACGTTTATTTCTATCATATCAGTGGACAGGTTTTTCTCGCTGGCGAATCCAATGAGCCATGCTGGGTACATAACAGAGAAACATGTCATTCTGGCGTCTCTACTGAACTGGTTTCATTCAGCATTCTGGGCCTCATTTCCTCTCTTCGGTATCAAAGGTTTAAAATACATCTACGTACCGGGGAGGAAAGGCTGTGGATTTCGCTGGGATTCAAAAGGACCCTACTACATTTACTACTCCTTAATAGTTATGGAAGGTTTCATAATCCCCAGTTTCACGTTGTGTTTTATGCACTTTAAGAGCTTTCAAACAGCAAGACAAAGCGCTCGTCAAGTTCGACCTGGCAACATTCAGATTCAAACTTTACAAAATGGAGATTTTACTTCGGTGGCactgacaaaaaacaaacacaacTGCATGAAGGCCAATTGCACTTTAACGCTAATAATAGGCTCCTTTGTCATCACCAGAGGACCTCACACGATATTCAACATTGTGACCAGTTTCACTGAAGAAGGTTATTCCTCAGTGTTAACACAGACAAGCGTCACTTTATTGCTGTACATGGGGCCACTACTTGACCCTATGGTTTATTTCTTACTGAATCGAAAGCTTCGACAAGAAGTCTTTCGACCGTTCAGCAAATTGTGCAGAAAGACAAGCGAAGAGGAAGAAGAACCGAAGGATATTGTAGACTACATAAGATCTATTGCAGACCACCACGAAAACAGACAATCCTCGATAGAGATCGTGACACAAGTTACCGAGTAA